The following proteins are co-located in the Deinococcus apachensis DSM 19763 genome:
- a CDS encoding PAS domain S-box protein: MNFPAHHTRAPGLSALDGLPQAAIGTTEAGEGAYANPAWQVSTGLDTPDLQAALHPDEAAHALGQWANDRAHGRPSALTLRLRTADGTYRDHRADHQPLPAAGTLPARWLLVFTNVQHVPATAVQLAWDESPDCIKTLDLNGQLLAMNAGGQRVMEVPDFAMCAGAYWPEFWENDTRPHVEAAVKRARQGHTAHFEGFCRTLAGTPKWWDVTVRGVRDAQGQVTHLLAVSRDITGRVRGEQLARGQADILEALTRGEPLADVLTRTARLMESLVGDTARCAVMGLDAASGVLRVQAAPSLESAFRGALGAVPLGHTGGACGVTAQSVQVTAVEDYHTDPRWPEMRGFADAFGVRACWSVPLLDETGEVHGTLALYFAAPTKVTAAQEDIARAGARLATFALQQHRRREALRRSEQRYRTLFEALPHILWTSRQGGQSNQFNGYWHAFTGLPTRTQGLEWAEAIHPDDRATAVQARQRGLATGTPYTADIRFRRTDGTYRWHTAHVVPLPADQATDEYQWLGYAVDIHDRMEAEAALRASAAHFRRLADVNPIGVALGHPDGRVSYANDAYLRLLNVTRADLDVGGVNWHALTPPEWRAQDKRALAQAQARGHSDPYEKEYLLADGRRLPVLVVVAQLGDGEDLQVRFVLDLTDRKALERTLNDENNELRALNEQILASAADGVFGLDLKGHTTFANPAALGMTGYALDEMLGQQQHALLHHTRADGTPYPLADCPICQVTRDGTERQVTNEVFWRRDGTAFPVEYSATPLLDGSGIQEGVVVTFRDITERRRTEHALQAANEELRRSNRDLERFAFVASHDLQEPLRTVASFTELLVRRSGAGDAQAARYARFVVDGVQRMKTTIEDLLAYSRVRAETQDWGLVNTEEVLGRTLADLNAAITTSGAQITWDALPVVPGDAAQLAQVFANLLGNAVKFRRPGVPPSAHVSATPEGHLWHFEVRDNGLGIEEAYVERVFEMFQRLHPREAFPGTGMGLAIVRRIVERHGGRAWVTSTPGEGSTFHFTLPAAVAVTAGT; this comes from the coding sequence ATGAACTTCCCGGCGCACCATACCCGGGCGCCTGGGTTATCCGCGCTCGACGGCCTGCCGCAGGCCGCAATCGGCACCACTGAGGCTGGTGAGGGCGCGTATGCCAATCCTGCCTGGCAGGTCAGCACGGGCCTGGACACGCCGGACCTCCAGGCCGCCCTGCACCCGGACGAGGCCGCGCACGCGCTGGGGCAGTGGGCGAACGACCGCGCGCACGGACGCCCCAGCGCCCTCACCCTGCGCCTGCGCACCGCTGACGGCACGTACCGCGACCACCGCGCCGACCACCAACCCCTGCCCGCAGCGGGAACGCTGCCCGCGCGCTGGCTGCTCGTCTTCACCAACGTGCAGCATGTTCCCGCAACAGCCGTGCAGCTCGCCTGGGACGAGAGCCCGGACTGCATCAAGACCCTTGACCTGAACGGGCAGCTGCTCGCCATGAACGCTGGCGGCCAGCGCGTCATGGAAGTCCCCGACTTCGCGATGTGCGCGGGCGCGTACTGGCCGGAGTTCTGGGAAAACGACACCCGCCCGCACGTCGAGGCCGCGGTGAAACGGGCGCGTCAAGGCCACACGGCGCACTTCGAGGGCTTTTGCCGGACCCTTGCGGGCACGCCCAAATGGTGGGACGTCACCGTGCGGGGTGTGCGCGATGCCCAGGGGCAGGTCACGCACCTCCTCGCGGTGTCACGCGACATCACTGGCCGCGTGCGCGGGGAGCAGCTCGCACGCGGTCAGGCCGACATCCTGGAGGCCCTCACCCGCGGCGAACCCCTCGCGGACGTCCTGACCCGCACCGCGCGCCTCATGGAGTCGCTGGTCGGGGACACGGCGCGGTGCGCCGTCATGGGCCTGGACGCGGCCAGTGGCGTGCTGCGGGTGCAGGCGGCGCCCAGTCTGGAGAGCGCCTTCCGGGGGGCGCTTGGGGCCGTACCGCTCGGGCACACCGGCGGCGCTTGTGGGGTCACCGCGCAGAGCGTGCAGGTCACCGCGGTGGAGGACTACCACACCGACCCCCGCTGGCCGGAAATGCGCGGGTTTGCGGACGCGTTCGGGGTGCGGGCCTGCTGGTCGGTACCCCTGCTTGACGAGACCGGCGAGGTGCACGGCACCCTGGCGCTGTACTTCGCCGCGCCCACGAAAGTGACTGCCGCGCAGGAGGACATCGCGCGAGCCGGGGCCAGGCTCGCCACCTTCGCCCTGCAACAACACCGCAGGCGCGAGGCCTTGCGGCGCAGCGAGCAGCGTTACCGCACGTTGTTCGAGGCGCTGCCGCACATCCTGTGGACCTCCAGGCAAGGCGGGCAGTCGAACCAGTTCAACGGGTACTGGCACGCCTTCACCGGGCTCCCCACCCGGACGCAGGGACTCGAGTGGGCTGAGGCCATCCACCCCGACGACCGCGCAACCGCAGTGCAAGCGCGCCAGCGCGGCCTGGCCACCGGCACCCCGTACACCGCGGACATCCGCTTCCGCCGCACGGACGGCACGTATCGCTGGCACACCGCCCACGTGGTGCCTCTGCCCGCGGACCAGGCGACCGACGAGTACCAGTGGTTGGGGTACGCGGTGGACATTCACGACCGCATGGAGGCTGAGGCGGCGCTGCGCGCGAGTGCGGCGCACTTCCGGCGCCTGGCTGACGTGAACCCCATCGGGGTGGCGCTCGGTCACCCCGACGGCCGGGTGTCGTACGCGAACGACGCGTACCTGCGCCTGTTGAACGTGACGCGTGCAGACCTGGACGTGGGGGGCGTGAACTGGCACGCCCTGACGCCGCCGGAGTGGCGGGCGCAGGACAAGCGGGCCCTCGCTCAGGCACAGGCGCGGGGCCACAGCGATCCGTACGAGAAGGAATACCTGCTCGCCGACGGCCGCCGCCTGCCCGTCCTGGTGGTGGTGGCGCAGCTGGGCGACGGGGAAGATCTGCAAGTCCGGTTCGTGCTCGACCTCACCGACCGCAAAGCACTGGAACGGACGCTGAATGACGAGAACAACGAGTTGCGGGCCTTGAACGAGCAGATTCTCGCCTCTGCCGCGGACGGGGTGTTCGGCCTGGACCTGAAGGGGCATACGACGTTCGCCAATCCGGCGGCGCTGGGGATGACCGGCTACGCGCTCGACGAGATGCTCGGCCAGCAGCAACACGCCCTGCTGCACCACACCCGCGCCGACGGCACACCGTACCCGCTCGCGGACTGCCCCATCTGCCAAGTGACGCGGGACGGCACGGAACGCCAGGTCACGAACGAGGTGTTCTGGCGGCGGGACGGCACGGCCTTCCCGGTGGAATACAGTGCTACGCCCCTCCTGGATGGGAGCGGCATCCAGGAGGGGGTGGTGGTGACCTTCCGGGACATCACTGAACGGCGGCGCACCGAGCACGCGCTGCAGGCCGCCAACGAGGAGTTGCGGCGCTCCAACCGCGACCTGGAGCGGTTCGCCTTCGTTGCGTCTCACGACCTCCAGGAACCCCTGCGCACCGTCGCGAGCTTTACGGAACTGCTCGTTCGGCGGTCCGGCGCTGGCGACGCTCAAGCCGCGCGGTACGCTCGATTCGTGGTGGACGGTGTGCAGCGCATGAAGACCACCATCGAGGACCTGCTGGCGTACTCCCGCGTTCGTGCTGAAACCCAGGACTGGGGACTGGTGAACACCGAGGAAGTGTTAGGACGTACACTCGCTGATTTGAACGCGGCGATCACCACGAGTGGTGCGCAGATCACCTGGGACGCGCTGCCCGTCGTTCCCGGGGACGCGGCCCAGCTGGCGCAGGTGTTCGCGAACCTGCTCGGCAACGCCGTGAAGTTCCGGCGTCCGGGTGTGCCGCCGAGCGCGCACGTCTCCGCCACTCCTGAAGGGCACCTGTGGCATTTCGAGGTGCGCGACAACGGCCTGGGCATTGAGGAAGCGTACGTCGAGCGAGTGTTCGAGATGTTCCAGCGCCTGCACCCGCGTGAAGCGTTCCCGGGTACTGGGATGGGCCTCGCGATCGTGCGGCGCATCGTGGAACGCCATGGGGGACGCGCCTGGGTGACGTCCACGCCGGGCGAGGGCAGCACCTTCCACTTCACCCTGCCCGCCGCCGTTGCCGTAACGGCGGGTACGTGA
- a CDS encoding tetratricopeptide repeat protein: protein MNRARRPLALAAALLASPALAAGSWVSLSDQTILGPETEMRAEVAQLRAEACRPAVRDYQTPGLAPVGGLNIDEAIKTLERTLATLKPGDPARAGLEHSLKMLREQKEKGTKVLPLPVRREKGAMTFDTAIKAAQTLVGAAGKKAVGSTSSDVAAALAAESPRAALALLLAGQRAKPKDPMTLVNLAGVLTLAGLPREAIAVLDRAAELGGKLPSPGGVPGQAIALTNRGHAFLGLGRWSEAQAPLKQALALAPDLSEARMNLSKALLCSGDVTAATRELRTALRRTVAPERSDLIITEDTPGTHGDALKPREQASTRRSARTLFDLSRGATFDLPQLKLPRNRQEAVVLNRKYEALEREGRGILNALHARAVAPNLSLMLDPGELRWYGLVSGAINTSVFEPEVWPAYQAAYRAHYAMEKARPALTDARNKTIERGIAALSAPITCEMRKKVYDDAEQTYMDAFRPYVKGQEQAMARFVSARVKFETALAANIPDPRVRAAKRASIEASAKASFYGPVVYGAILLSDVTDLDTVCAGPLPNVPLDLAELPTLDADPCGGALSSMKLKSKVPSATLKGQGLGLSWSLSCKKIDIELSTSSLMGTDWLGGFASASLDWNGNATLFTGVKAELKLPKSVPATGGVGAKEGVYIKFGKGGIQDAGMRVELKGSLGAGPDASTGVWEGKIEQEFGVAAAVAYWRER from the coding sequence ATGAACAGAGCACGTCGACCATTGGCCCTCGCCGCCGCCCTCCTCGCTTCGCCCGCCCTGGCCGCTGGGTCCTGGGTGTCCCTGAGCGACCAGACCATCCTGGGTCCCGAAACCGAGATGCGCGCCGAGGTGGCCCAACTCCGCGCGGAAGCGTGCAGACCCGCCGTGCGCGACTACCAGACGCCCGGCCTCGCACCTGTGGGCGGGCTGAACATCGACGAGGCGATCAAAACCCTGGAGAGGACGCTCGCCACGCTGAAACCCGGCGACCCGGCACGTGCGGGGTTGGAGCACTCGTTGAAGATGCTGCGCGAGCAAAAGGAGAAGGGAACGAAGGTGCTGCCCCTGCCCGTCCGCCGGGAAAAGGGCGCGATGACTTTCGATACCGCGATCAAGGCAGCGCAAACATTGGTGGGCGCGGCGGGCAAGAAGGCGGTGGGCAGCACCTCGTCAGACGTGGCAGCGGCCCTGGCGGCGGAGAGTCCCCGGGCGGCCCTGGCCCTGCTGCTCGCCGGGCAGCGCGCAAAGCCCAAGGACCCGATGACCCTGGTGAACCTCGCGGGCGTGCTGACGCTGGCAGGATTGCCGCGCGAGGCCATCGCGGTGCTTGACCGGGCGGCGGAACTGGGTGGCAAGCTGCCCTCGCCCGGAGGTGTGCCTGGGCAGGCCATTGCCCTGACGAACCGGGGGCACGCCTTCCTGGGCCTGGGGCGCTGGAGTGAGGCGCAGGCTCCCCTGAAGCAGGCCCTCGCGCTCGCCCCCGACCTCTCCGAGGCCAGGATGAACCTCTCCAAGGCCCTGCTGTGCTCGGGCGACGTGACCGCGGCAACGCGCGAACTCCGCACGGCCCTGCGCCGCACCGTCGCGCCCGAGAGAAGCGACCTCATCATTACCGAGGACACGCCCGGCACGCACGGCGACGCCCTCAAGCCACGCGAGCAGGCGTCCACCCGGCGCTCGGCCCGGACGCTGTTCGACCTCTCGCGGGGGGCAACCTTCGACCTGCCACAGCTCAAGTTGCCCAGAAACCGCCAGGAAGCCGTCGTGCTGAACAGGAAGTACGAGGCCCTGGAGCGCGAGGGGCGCGGCATCCTGAACGCCCTGCACGCACGGGCAGTTGCGCCGAATCTCTCGCTGATGCTCGATCCCGGCGAGCTGCGCTGGTACGGGCTCGTGAGTGGAGCCATCAACACCTCGGTCTTCGAGCCGGAGGTCTGGCCCGCGTACCAGGCGGCGTACCGGGCGCACTACGCGATGGAAAAGGCCCGCCCCGCCCTGACGGACGCCCGCAACAAAACCATCGAGCGGGGCATCGCCGCGCTGTCCGCCCCCATCACCTGCGAGATGCGCAAGAAGGTCTACGACGACGCCGAACAGACCTACATGGACGCCTTCCGGCCCTACGTGAAGGGCCAGGAGCAGGCGATGGCGCGCTTCGTGTCGGCGCGGGTGAAATTTGAGACGGCACTCGCCGCCAACATTCCCGATCCGCGGGTGCGGGCGGCGAAGCGGGCGAGCATCGAGGCCTCGGCCAAAGCCTCGTTCTACGGGCCGGTCGTGTACGGCGCCATCCTGCTGAGCGACGTGACGGACCTCGACACCGTGTGTGCAGGCCCGCTGCCGAACGTGCCCCTCGACCTCGCCGAACTGCCCACCCTCGACGCCGACCCCTGCGGCGGCGCCTTGTCCAGCATGAAGCTCAAGTCCAAGGTACCCTCGGCGACTCTCAAGGGGCAGGGGCTGGGCCTGAGCTGGTCGCTGAGCTGCAAGAAGATCGACATCGAACTCTCGACCTCCTCCCTGATGGGCACGGACTGGCTGGGCGGCTTCGCCTCGGCGAGCCTGGACTGGAACGGCAACGCGACGCTGTTTACCGGGGTCAAGGCGGAGTTGAAACTTCCCAAGAGCGTGCCTGCTACAGGCGGCGTGGGTGCCAAGGAGGGCGTGTACATCAAGTTCGGCAAAGGCGGCATTCAGGACGCTGGGATGCGCGTGGAACTCAAGGGGTCGCTGGGCGCAGGGCCAGACGCCTCCACCGGCGTGTGGGAGGGCAAGATCGAGCAGGAGTTCGGCGTGGCGGCAGCGGTGGCGTACTGGCGCGAACGTTAA
- a CDS encoding carboxypeptidase-like regulatory domain-containing protein — MREGVLLNQAPSIRLLATLSLLLGGVLAAPPAPVPATPYVVTGTVHNVLHEPHVGVKVVATPEGAGSPVSATTDGSGRYRITLPRTPRQWTVEAHVLMSMGGTGSVMTWGPDDYKPFQGARGAMRDISVGPYLQESYGSVDPGLAHSGVELDYATLEVTFEPKVPNVFGHRETFTRRYVEGEGVRNVPLGSYYVSVSQVLNGVRQRLVISQPPGNRVETSLPPSTRYLAYFGRENIMRLFLNNP; from the coding sequence ATGAGGGAGGGAGTCCTCCTGAATCAGGCACCCTCCATCCGCCTGCTTGCCACCCTCTCGCTGCTCCTCGGGGGCGTGCTTGCCGCCCCGCCCGCCCCCGTCCCGGCCACCCCCTACGTCGTCACGGGGACCGTACACAATGTCCTCCACGAGCCCCATGTCGGCGTAAAGGTCGTCGCCACGCCGGAAGGGGCGGGCAGCCCGGTGAGCGCCACGACCGACGGCTCGGGACGCTACCGCATCACCCTGCCCCGCACGCCGCGCCAGTGGACCGTCGAGGCGCACGTGTTGATGAGCATGGGCGGCACGGGCTCCGTCATGACCTGGGGGCCCGACGATTACAAACCCTTCCAGGGCGCACGGGGCGCCATGCGTGACATTTCGGTTGGCCCGTACCTCCAGGAGTCCTACGGCTCTGTAGACCCCGGCCTTGCGCACTCGGGCGTCGAACTCGACTACGCTACCCTGGAAGTGACCTTCGAGCCGAAGGTGCCCAACGTGTTCGGCCACAGGGAGACCTTCACGCGGCGCTACGTGGAGGGCGAGGGCGTCCGCAACGTGCCGCTCGGCTCGTACTACGTCAGTGTCTCGCAGGTGCTGAACGGTGTTCGGCAGCGGCTGGTCATCTCACAACCTCCCGGCAATCGGGTCGAGACCTCGCTGCCGCCTTCGACTCGCTACCTCGCCTACTTCGGCAGGGAGAACATCATGCGGCTGTTCCTGAACAATCCCTGA
- a CDS encoding carboxypeptidase-like regulatory domain-containing protein: protein MKNAKLLLLALAVTTLSACGGSAAPDQPGPTPPGAEQPSSSTPTPGAYTVTGRVLTEAGEPLAGVEVTASHTVSYTYGSAKTDAQGRYHIALPHTLGSWDVGASMTLTFGGQNFDVRLSPEDDHPFAGSQGAVRDFVYRAEDTPKGKVLDYIDNSNVEIDYSTLEVTFTPDGPNAAKNTETVTVKYPYGYGLPDLPLGQYYVTASHRRGGVNEQLLIATRDNPNYAARALARFLPDSHYGPTLELFWKNPE, encoded by the coding sequence ATGAAGAACGCGAAGTTGCTGCTGCTGGCCCTCGCCGTCACCACCCTCTCCGCCTGCGGTGGCAGCGCGGCCCCCGACCAGCCCGGCCCTACGCCCCCCGGCGCCGAGCAGCCCTCATCCAGCACGCCCACCCCCGGCGCGTACACCGTCACGGGCCGCGTCCTGACTGAAGCCGGTGAGCCGCTGGCAGGGGTGGAGGTCACGGCCTCGCACACAGTGTCCTATACCTACGGCTCTGCGAAAACCGATGCCCAGGGGCGCTACCACATCGCGCTGCCGCACACGCTGGGGTCCTGGGACGTGGGGGCCTCCATGACCCTGACGTTTGGCGGACAGAACTTCGACGTGCGCCTCTCTCCCGAAGACGACCATCCATTTGCCGGAAGCCAGGGCGCGGTGCGCGATTTCGTGTACCGTGCCGAGGACACCCCCAAGGGCAAGGTGCTCGACTACATCGACAACTCGAACGTGGAAATCGACTACAGCACCCTGGAAGTGACCTTCACGCCCGACGGCCCGAATGCAGCGAAAAACACCGAGACGGTGACCGTCAAGTATCCCTACGGCTATGGCCTGCCGGACTTGCCCCTGGGCCAGTACTACGTGACGGCCAGCCACAGGCGCGGCGGCGTGAACGAGCAGTTGCTGATCGCCACGCGCGACAATCCCAACTACGCAGCCCGCGCCCTGGCCCGCTTCCTGCCGGACAGCCACTATGGTCCCACGCTGGAACTGTTCTGGAAGAACCCCGAATGA
- a CDS encoding carboxypeptidase-like regulatory domain-containing protein produces MPTLIRLTLALSLLTPLALTAHADAAAQGQTRTASAKARPFHMTGAVKNSQGKPLAGARVGADNTVLDGSEVWTTTDAQGRYDLDLSKMPILNAWTAVAHIVVKYGGEQQTLTPEVDDTAAFLGKDGAIRNFTLKITGKTPNGGYYGALFSAHLGLSEAGEMPEYGDVEFTLTPAGPLIDGSKGQPIRVRQAQLPFEVPQGRYKVTARSLSGKGPIWLKARGGEYGPEAVLDMTYTAGTGMTLSVDMVHPRR; encoded by the coding sequence ATGCCAACCCTGATCCGGCTGACCCTCGCCCTTTCGCTGCTCACACCCCTCGCGCTCACCGCCCACGCGGACGCCGCCGCGCAGGGCCAGACGCGGACGGCATCCGCCAAGGCCCGGCCCTTCCACATGACCGGCGCGGTGAAGAACTCGCAGGGCAAGCCTCTCGCGGGGGCACGGGTCGGTGCCGACAACACGGTGCTGGACGGCTCCGAGGTCTGGACGACCACCGACGCCCAGGGCCGCTACGACCTCGACCTGTCGAAGATGCCCATCCTGAACGCGTGGACCGCCGTGGCCCACATCGTCGTGAAGTACGGCGGCGAGCAGCAAACCCTCACTCCCGAGGTGGACGACACGGCCGCCTTCCTGGGTAAGGACGGTGCCATTCGCAACTTCACGCTCAAGATCACCGGCAAGACGCCGAACGGCGGGTACTACGGAGCCCTGTTCTCCGCGCACCTCGGTCTGTCCGAGGCCGGGGAGATGCCCGAATACGGGGACGTGGAGTTCACCCTGACGCCAGCGGGACCGCTCATCGACGGCTCGAAGGGGCAGCCCATCAGGGTGCGCCAAGCCCAGCTTCCCTTCGAGGTGCCGCAGGGCCGTTACAAAGTCACCGCACGCTCCCTCTCGGGCAAGGGGCCGATCTGGCTGAAGGCGCGCGGTGGCGAATATGGCCCCGAGGCGGTGCTCGATATGACCTACACGGCGGGCACGGGCATGACGCTCTCGGTGGACATGGTGCACCCACGGCGCTGA
- a CDS encoding DUF3592 domain-containing protein, with protein sequence MTKDFLRSAGLALVLLSLVTGAVLVPALLGVTRGANWESVPGTVLSSTVERRVSHETDADGNGFTVERFEPRVTYRHTVSGVARVGHDLAPHEVASVDEAWARTQAARYRPGDGVTVYHSLDGTRAALLPALSAGVWAWLALPGLALLLGVGLMRTGCGSPRGQIGRRAPASQHPPRSVG encoded by the coding sequence ATGACAAAAGACTTCTTGAGGTCGGCTGGGCTGGCGCTGGTGCTGCTGAGCCTGGTCACGGGAGCCGTGCTGGTGCCCGCGCTGCTTGGCGTGACCCGTGGCGCGAACTGGGAGAGCGTGCCCGGCACCGTCCTGTCCTCGACAGTCGAGCGCCGTGTCTCCCATGAGACGGACGCGGACGGCAATGGATTTACCGTCGAGCGTTTCGAGCCCCGTGTCACCTACCGCCACACGGTCTCCGGCGTGGCCCGGGTAGGCCACGACCTCGCGCCGCATGAGGTCGCTTCGGTGGACGAAGCGTGGGCCCGGACGCAGGCCGCGCGGTACAGGCCCGGCGATGGGGTGACGGTCTACCACTCGCTGGACGGCACACGCGCCGCCCTGCTGCCCGCTCTGTCCGCTGGGGTCTGGGCCTGGCTCGCCCTGCCCGGCCTCGCGCTCCTGCTCGGGGTGGGGCTGATGCGGACGGGATGCGGGTCACCCCGGGGTCAAATTGGGCGGCGCGCCCCAGCGTCTCAACACCCTCCTCGCAGCGTCGGTTAA